CCCAACCGTTTGCCGGTATCGATCACCGTGACAATTTTGCCCCGCAGGTTGACGATGCCCATCACATAGTCCGGGGCCTGGGGAACCACGGTCAGTTCGGACGGCTTGTTGATTTCCTGGATGGCATCCAGTGCGATCCCGCACAGGGCATCCTTGAGATAAAACGTCGCGTATTCAGAAAACATAGCGTGTTTCACGCCCATGGTCGATTTCATCGGTCTACTCCTCGTGGAAAAATTCGGGTCTGGCGTTTCTGACAACCTGCTGGATATCGAGAATCAGGGTGGTCTGGTCCATCAGCACGGCGGACCCCATGACACCGGACTGCTTCAGGGTCCGGGTATCCAGGTCGACCGCCACATCGGCGGCGTCGACCGGAGGTGCGGCCAACAGGCCGATTTCCCTGCCGTCAACGTTGAAACAGATGACCTGGTAGTGGTCTTTTTCCGGCAGCGGATCGATGCAGATGGCGTCTTCCAGGGCGATCAGCGGCAGGCTGCCCCCCCGGTAAGCGAGCACCCGGCTGCCGCCCACGGTTTCGATGGCATCGGCGTCGATTTTTTCGATGCGGGCCACCGTGTCCAGAGGAACGGCCAACCGCTCTTTTTGGGAGTTGGAGAAAAACAGGTAAGACTGGGCCGCGGCGCTTGTTGCGAGATTGGCCGCCTTGTCCTCCACAACAGCATTCATCCTGTCTCCGATATGCAGGGCAGCCATTTCGCCGATGCTGGCCACATCCAGAATCAGGGCCACCTTGCCGTCGCCCATAATGGTGGCCCCGGCAAACCCACGGCAGCCCTTGAGATGCCTGCCTAAAGATTTGACCACGATTTCTTCCGAGTCGTGCATGGCATCGACGACGAGACCGTATTTGATTTTTCCGGTGGATACCACGGCAATATTCAATGCACTGTCCGGATGACGGCGGCGGTCGGTAGCCTCGCGATGCTCGGTTCCCTCGTAGGTTGGCTCGGGAATACAATGGTTTTTGGATCTTCGGTCGGCAATGGAAAGTCTGCGCTCGGGATACCTTTGGCTGTCCTTCGGGTGAACGAAGGATCGCTCGATCCCCAGGGCGCCGGCCAGATCGATGACCGGTAAAAGTTCTCCCCGCAATCGGATGACCTCGGCCCCTCCGACCGTTTCGATCATGTATTTGACCTGGTCGGCAGGGATCCGCAGCAGTTCATCCAGATTCACCTGGGGGACGGCAAAGCGATCTTCTCCCAACCGGACGATCTGGCTGGGAATGATGGAGAGTGTTAAGGGGAGCTTGATGCGCATCTTCGCGCCCCGGGCCGGATGGGTATCCACATCGATAACGCCGCCCACCTTTTCCAGATCGGTCTTGACCGTATCCAGGCCGGCGAACCGGCGGAAACCACCGGTTTCTTCCTCATCGAAAAGACCCGGCAGAAAGACAAGAGACGCCTTTTCCGATTCGTCAGTGACTTCGAAGTCCTGTTGCGCGGCAAGCAATCCTTTGTCGACGGCCCGGCGAACCATGGCGTCCGGATCGATGCCGGTTCCGTCATCGACGATATCGATGACGACATGGCCGGCTTCGTGTCGGGCCGATATTGCCACGGCGCCCTTTTCGGACTTATTTCGTTCTTTACGGACTTCGGGCGCCTCGATGCCATACTTTACCGTGTTTCGAATCAACTGCGTCATGGAGGCCTCCATGGCATCCATGATGATCTTGTCCATCTCGACCTTTTCGCCGGCAAAGGACAGCTCGACCTGCTTGCCGGCTTTACCGGCGAGGTCGCCGACCAGGAGCGCAAGTTTGTCGAAAAGGCAGCTCATGGGCTGCATGCGGGTGCGCATGATCTGCTCCTGGATTTCGGAGGTGACTAGGTCGATGTGCTGGCCGGTGGTTTCCAGAAGCCGCCTGTCGTTGCTGTTGATGGCCTGCAACAGCTGGTTGCGGCAAAGTACGAGTTCTCCCGCCAGGTTCATCAATGAATTGAGCAGACTTACATTGATGCTGACCGAGGCCTCGGTCGGTTGGGATGCTGTTTTCATGTCAACGTCCTATGTTGTTGGCCGGGCAGCGGGAGGTCGCAGACCATGCCCCGCTGCCCGAAATCCGGTTTATACTTTGAACTGTTCCACCATGTTTTTGAGGCTCTCCGCCAGCTTGGAAAGCTCCTGGGCACTGAGGTTGACCTGGCCGCTGCTGGTGGACATTTCGTTCATTGAGACACTCACTCCGGCGATGTCGCTGGAAATCTCTCCGGAGACCGTGCTGCTCTGATTGACATTTTCGTTGACTTCCTGAATGCCCTGGGAAGCCTGGGCCACGTTGGTGGCGATCTCCTTGGTGGCGGCCGACTGCTGTTCCACGGCCGTGGCGATGTTGGCGACCACGTCGTTGACGTCGTTGATGACCTGGGTGATCTCCGCGATCTGGCCCACGGTGGTGGACGTGGTCCCCTGGATGCCTTCGATCTTGTCCTTGATATCCTGGGTCGCCTCGGCGGTCTGCTTGGCCAGTTCCTTGATCTCGTTGGCCACCACGGCAAAGCCCTTGCCGGCCTCGCCGGCCCGGGCCGCCTCGATGGTGGCGTTCAGGGCCAGCAGGTTGACCTGCTCGCTGATGTCGGTGATCGTTTCCACCACCTTGCCGATGGAGTTGGCCGCGTTGCCCAACTGGTTCATGTTGGTGGAGGCGGTGGAAGCCTTGGTGGCCGCTTCGTCGGAAATGCCGCGGGCCTTTTCGGCGTTCTGGGCGATTTCTCCGATGGTAGCGGACATCTCTTCAGAAGCGGTGGCCACCATGTTGGTGTTGGTGGCGGACTGCTCCATGGCCGCGGCCACATTGTTCATGTTGGCACTCATCTCCTCGGCCGCGGCCGAAACGGTATTGGACTTGTCGGTGACGTTCTGGATGCCCTGGGTCATCTGCTCGGAGATGGCGGACAGCTCGGTGGAGGAGGATGACAGGGTTTCAACCCCGCCGGCGATGTCCTTGATGATGCCCTGGAGCTTCTCGATAAAGGTGTTGAACCAGCGGGCCAGTTCGCCGACCTCGTCCTTGGTCGTGGCCTCCAGGCGCATGGTCAGGTCGCCTTCACCCTGGGCGATGTCCTTGAGACCGGCCACGGCGGCATTGATGGGTTTAACGATGGCCCGGGCGGAGAAGAAAACGAGCACGGCGACAATCAGACCGGCCACGATCGCGATAACGATATTGGCGTTGCGGATGGCATGGGACGCCGCCAGGAACTCCTGGGAATCCTGGGTGGCGCCGATGGACCAGCCGTTGACGCCCACCGGAGCAAAACCGGCAATTTTCGGGGTGCCATTGAAGACGTATTCTTCCACACCAGCTTCTCCGGCCAGCATGCGCTTGTTGATCGAGGCCATGTCGCCGATGCCGGTAACATCCAGCTTAAGAACATGTTCGGATTTCGGGTGGGCCAGGATAATTCCCTTTTTGTCGATCATGTATCCGTAACCGGTTTCACCAACTTTCCGGTTGGCGATCAGATCCGTAAAGTACTCGGCCTTGATTACCGTTCCAAGAACGCCCAGAACCTGGCCGTTTGCGGATTTGATGGCTGCACAAGCCGTGACGACCGGTTTGCCGGTGGCCTTGGAAACCGTCATCTCACCGATAACGGCGCCGCCGCTCTGTTTGGCTCCCCGAAAATCTTCGCTGCTGGAAATATCGATTCCCTTGTAGACACCGCCATTCTCCAGCACACCGTTATAGATATTGCCGTTGACGTCGGCGATGAAAACGCCCTGGTAATGGCTGCCCATTCTTGAAAACTGATTTTTCAGGGCATTGAAGACATCCTTAACCTGATTCGCGGAAGCGTCGACGCCGAAAGTGTTTACGGATTCGGCCAGATTGATGACACGCTTCTGGGAAGCCATGGAGGCCGCCTTGGTTGTTTCGGAATCCAGGATGTTTTTGGTCATGCGGGATAGATCCGATGCGATTCCGGAAGCCTGGTGTTTGGATAGATCCATGAGCGCGGTTCGTGCCTTGGCAAAGGAAAGATAGCCCACGATAATCAGCGGAACCAGGACGGCCACAAGGCCGCCGAGAATCAGTTTGGAGGAGATGGAATGCAGATTGATTTTCATTTAAGGTGCTCCTTGTCAAATAAGGTTAAGGTTGAGGGTATTAAAAGGTTTTATGACAATAGATATTCAAACTTCGTACGATCTGACTGGCTTCCTCTTCGGCCTGGTACAGCTTGATCAGATCCGTCATTACGTAGTCCGGAAGATCCGAGAGCAAAAGCATCTCAATCCGGTTGTTGATCATGGCCAGATACCGGTTGATTCCCTGGAGCCCGTCTATGATAGGCTTCACGGTTTCATCGGTAGCATTTTGTGACAACATGGTCGCTCCTTTCCTCTGCTCGTTTTTGCTGCATGGTCGGCCCACCATTTTTCTCGCCAACGCAGCCGGTATCGTGGCATCTCCAATCAGCCGTTCAACTGCTGATATCGCCACGTTGGGCGTGAACTTAACGATGGTTTAAGTGGGGTAAAATGGGGGCTAAAAACACCCTATATGGTTGGGCGTCCTTATTCGGAAAGAGCGTTCAGGTAGGATTGGAGATTGATTTTTTTATTTGTTAATCCAAGCTTTTGGCGGACATTTTTACGATGCCATTGAATGGAGCTGGGGGACAGGGCCAGCATGTCGGCAATTTCTTTTGAGTTCTTCCCCTCACGAATCAAATCGGCGATTCGCACCTCCGTGGGAGTAAGGTCGATGTACTTGGAAAAAATGGTTTTTGAAAACTGGGAAACGATGTCGTTGAGATTGGTCTGGACGATGTTCAGGTAGGCCCGGGCCTCCGACTCGAGCTTGCAGGTTT
This window of the uncultured Desulfosarcina sp. genome carries:
- a CDS encoding chemotaxis protein CheW — translated: MKTASQPTEASVSINVSLLNSLMNLAGELVLCRNQLLQAINSNDRRLLETTGQHIDLVTSEIQEQIMRTRMQPMSCLFDKLALLVGDLAGKAGKQVELSFAGEKVEMDKIIMDAMEASMTQLIRNTVKYGIEAPEVRKERNKSEKGAVAISARHEAGHVVIDIVDDGTGIDPDAMVRRAVDKGLLAAQQDFEVTDESEKASLVFLPGLFDEEETGGFRRFAGLDTVKTDLEKVGGVIDVDTHPARGAKMRIKLPLTLSIIPSQIVRLGEDRFAVPQVNLDELLRIPADQVKYMIETVGGAEVIRLRGELLPVIDLAGALGIERSFVHPKDSQRYPERRLSIADRRSKNHCIPEPTYEGTEHREATDRRRHPDSALNIAVVSTGKIKYGLVVDAMHDSEEIVVKSLGRHLKGCRGFAGATIMGDGKVALILDVASIGEMAALHIGDRMNAVVEDKAANLATSAAAQSYLFFSNSQKERLAVPLDTVARIEKIDADAIETVGGSRVLAYRGGSLPLIALEDAICIDPLPEKDHYQVICFNVDGREIGLLAAPPVDAADVAVDLDTRTLKQSGVMGSAVLMDQTTLILDIQQVVRNARPEFFHEE
- a CDS encoding methyl-accepting chemotaxis protein translates to MKINLHSISSKLILGGLVAVLVPLIIVGYLSFAKARTALMDLSKHQASGIASDLSRMTKNILDSETTKAASMASQKRVINLAESVNTFGVDASANQVKDVFNALKNQFSRMGSHYQGVFIADVNGNIYNGVLENGGVYKGIDISSSEDFRGAKQSGGAVIGEMTVSKATGKPVVTACAAIKSANGQVLGVLGTVIKAEYFTDLIANRKVGETGYGYMIDKKGIILAHPKSEHVLKLDVTGIGDMASINKRMLAGEAGVEEYVFNGTPKIAGFAPVGVNGWSIGATQDSQEFLAASHAIRNANIVIAIVAGLIVAVLVFFSARAIVKPINAAVAGLKDIAQGEGDLTMRLEATTKDEVGELARWFNTFIEKLQGIIKDIAGGVETLSSSSTELSAISEQMTQGIQNVTDKSNTVSAAAEEMSANMNNVAAAMEQSATNTNMVATASEEMSATIGEIAQNAEKARGISDEAATKASTASTNMNQLGNAANSIGKVVETITDISEQVNLLALNATIEAARAGEAGKGFAVVANEIKELAKQTAEATQDIKDKIEGIQGTTSTTVGQIAEITQVINDVNDVVANIATAVEQQSAATKEIATNVAQASQGIQEVNENVNQSSTVSGEISSDIAGVSVSMNEMSTSSGQVNLSAQELSKLAESLKNMVEQFKV